A window of Lodderomyces beijingensis strain CBS 14171 genome assembly, chromosome: 1 contains these coding sequences:
- a CDS encoding 40S ribosomal protein eS17, whose protein sequence is MGRVRTKTVKRSSKVLIERFYPKLTLDFETNKRLTSEIAVIQSKRLRNKIAGYTTHLMKRIQKGPVRGISFKLQEEERERKDQYVPEVSALDLSHTNGQLEVDAETADLVKTLGFKIPLQTVNISSQRGPRRFAKRN, encoded by the exons ATG GGACGTGTTAGAACTAAGACAGTTAAAAGATCATCCAAGGTTTTAATCGAAAGATTTTACCCCAAATTGACTTTGGATTTCGAAACCAACAAGAGATTGACTTCAGAGATTGCAGTCATCCAATCCAAGAGATTGAGAAACAAGATTGCTGGTTACACCACCCACTTGATGAAGAGAATCCAAAAGGGACCAGTTAGAGGTATCTCAttcaaattgcaagaagaagaaagagaaagaaaagatcAATACGTTCCAGAAGTCTCTGCTTTGGACTTGTCACACACCAACGGTCAATTGGAAGTTGATGCTGAAACTGCcgatttggtcaagaccTTGGGTTTCAAGATTCCTTTGCAAACCGTCAACATCTCATCACAAAGAGGCCCAAGACGTTTTGCTAAGAGAAACTAA